AGTAGACACACAAGACAATGCATGAATCATAGCTATGGGATCTGTAGAATTGATTAACTCCCCTCTCCTGGACAGAGCATCAGCAGCCTGATTATCCTTACCACATTTGTACACTATAGTGTAATCAAAACCCAACAACTTGGTTACCCATTTTTGCTGAAAAGGTGTCCCCACCCTTTGCTCCAAGAGGTATTTCAAACTTTGGTGATCTGTCCTTATGAGAAAATGTCTACCCAATAAGTAATGCCTCCATTTTAATACTGCCAGCACCACTGCCATCAGTTCCTTTTCATAAGTAGAAAGAACTTGATCCCTTGTTGAGATTCCCTTACTTCAATAAGCTATGGGGCGCCCATCCTGCATGAGGACAGCACCCAATCCTGTTCCACAAGCATCAGATTCAACAACAAAATCCTTACTATAGTTGGGCAGAGCAAGTACTGGTGTTGTAGTCATAGCAGCTTTGAGTTGGAGGAAAGCTGTAGTGGCCGCAGGGGTCCACACAAAGGAATCTTTATTAAGCAAACCATGAAGTGGGGAGCAGATCTTACTGTAATTCCAGATGAACCTCCTATAATAACCAGTGATTCCCAAAAATCCCCTCAGCTCTTTGATGTTAGTTGGTTCTGGCCAGGAATTTATAGCTTGTAACTTTGTTGGTTCAGCAGAGACGCCCTTAGCTGATACCAAATGTCCCAGATATTCTACCTCAGTTTTACCAAACACACATTTAGTCATTTTAGCAAATAGTTGGTGTTGTCTCAGCAATTGTAAAGTGAACTGCAAATGCTGTAAATGGGCCTCCCAAGACTGACTGTATACCAGAATATcatcaaaaaataccaaaataaatttcCTCAAATAAGGCCTAAAGACTTCATTCATGAGGCTTTGAAAAGTAGAAGGAGCATTGTAAGCCCGAAAGGCATTGCCAAGAATTCATAATGACCATCATGAGTTCTAAGTGCAGTTTTGTCAATGTCAGAAGAATGAACCCTTATTTGGTGGTAACCTAACCGGAGATCCAACTTAGAAAAGAACTTTGCTCCACATAATTCATCCAAAAGCTCATCGATGACTGGTATGGGAAATTTGTCCTTAACTGTGGCATTATTAAGTGCCCTATAATCCACGCACATCCTCCAAGTGCCATCCTTTTTCTAAACCAAAAGAACTGGTGAAGAGTATGGACTAACACTAGGCCTTATTATTCCAGAATAAAGCATTTCCTTTGCTTCTTTCTCAATCTTAGTTTTTTGGAAGTATGGATACCTGTAAGGCCTCACATTTGTTGGTTCAGTTCCTGGCTTGAGAGGGATGCAGTGGTCATGTGACCTAGGGGGTGGGAGTTCCTTCGGCTCCTTGAAGACATCTGCAAATTCTGAAAGTAAAACTCCCAAGTCCTGTGGAGTGTCCTTTTCCCTCATACTACAGTCAGCTTGCAACAAGCAGATTTGAGCTACGGCTCCTTGAGGCTGTTTTTGCAAAAGCTTCTGCATCTTTCCAAAGCTCACAATCTTCATCTCATCATTCTTCCCTCATCTTAAAACATGCTTTCTACCATTGAGGTGAAATT
The sequence above is drawn from the Rhododendron vialii isolate Sample 1 chromosome 6a, ASM3025357v1 genome and encodes:
- the LOC131328577 gene encoding uncharacterized mitochondrial protein AtMg00860-like, whose product is MTKCVFGKTEVEYLGHLVSAKGVSAEPTKLQAINSWPEPTNIKELRGFLGITGYYRRFIWNYSKICSPLHGLLNKDSFVWTPAATTAFLQLKAAMTTTPVLALPNYSKDFVVESDACGTGLGAVLMQDGRPIAY